One window of the Zea mays cultivar B73 chromosome 3, Zm-B73-REFERENCE-NAM-5.0, whole genome shotgun sequence genome contains the following:
- the LOC100216924 gene encoding Cytochrome b5-like, whose protein sequence is MSGSKVYTLEEVAKHNTKDDCWLVIGGKVYNVTKFLEDHPGGDDVLLSSTAKDATDDFEDVGHSTTARAMMDEYLVGEIDAATIPSKVKYTPPKQPHYNQDKTPEFVIKILQFLVPLAILGLAVAVRIYTKSESA, encoded by the exons atgTCGGGGTCGAAGGTGTACACCCTTGAGGAGGTGGCCAAGCACAACACCAAGGATGACTGCTGGCTCGTCATCGGCGGCAAG GTGTACAATGTGACCAAGTTTCTGGAGGACCACCCTGGAGGTGATGATGTCCTGCTGTCTTCCACTG CCAAGGATGCTACCGATGATTTCGAAGATGTGGGGCACAGCACCACCGCCCGTGCAATGATGGACGAGTACCTCGTCGGTGAGATTGATGCGGCCACGATACCCAGTAAGGTGAAGTACACGCCCCCCAAGCAGCCGCACTACAACCAGGATAAGACCCCGGAGTTCGTCATCAAGATCCTCCAGTTTTTGGTCCCCCTGGCAATACTGGGCCTGGCTGTTGCTGTAAGGATCTACACCAAGTCGGAATCTGCCTAG
- the LOC109944850 gene encoding uncharacterized protein isoform X2, producing the protein MRRSRRSQVSLFPTFPAGPLFQAMAKLPVLARRSKPNENMRLVVVTIVGAVFGFLIGISFPTVNITKLHFPSSIVSYIEDKNSGISAQAILNHAWTAARNARGNGSQPISLDNFKVYVPTNPRGAESLAPGIVVPESDFHQHRLWGNPDEDLPFKPKYLVTFTVGISQKDNINRAVKKFSKDFAILLFHYDGRVTEWDEFEWSKRAIHVSVRKQAKWWYAKRFLHPDIVAAYEYVFIWDEDLGVDHFNGEEYIKLVKKYRLEISQPGLEPDRGLTWQMTKRRGDRQVHMVTEEREGWCSDPHVPPCAGFVEIMAPVFSRDAWRCVWHMIQNDLVHGWGLDFALRKCVEPAHEKIGVVDSQWIVHQVIPSLGNQGQSENGRAPWEGVRERCRKEWGLFQTRMAEAEKAYYEMMGITPPNVTFVS; encoded by the exons ATGCGTAGAAGTCGCCGCTCGCAGGTCTCGCTCTTCCCTACTTTTCCCGCCGGCCCGCTGTTCCAGGCAATGGCCAAACTTCCGGTACTTGCACGCAG GTCGAAGCCTAACGAAAACATGAGGCTCGTTGTAGTAACGATCGTTGGTGCGGTCTTTGGATTCCTTATCGGAATCTCGTTCCCGACAGTTAACATAACAAAA CTTCACTTTCCATCTAGCATCGTCTCCTACATAGAGGACAAGAACTCTGGCATCTCAGCTCAAGCTATACTTAACCATGCTTGGACTGCGGCCAGGAACGCAAGGGGAAATGGCTCCCAACCAATCTCACTTGACAACTTCAAG GTCTATGTACCAACAAACCCCAGGGGTGCAGAGAGCCTAGCGCCAGGTATTGTTGTGCCAGAGTCTGATTTTCATCAGCACAGGTTATGGGGGAACCCAGATGAG GACCTACCCTTCAAGCCAAAGTACCTTGTTACTTTTACTGTTGGCATTTCAcagaaagataacataaacagggCTGTCAAGAAG TTTTCGAAGGATTTTGCAATCCTGTTGTTTCACTATGATGGCCGGGTGACTGAATGGGATGAATTTGAGTGGTCAAAGCGAGCTATCCATGTAAGCGTCCGGAAACAAgcaaagtg GTGGTATGCTAAAAGATTCTTGCACCCTGATATCGTGGCAGCCTATGAGTACGTATTTATCTGGGATGAGGACCTTGGAGTTGATCATTTTAATGGAGAGGA GTACATTAAACTTGTCAAGAAATATAGACTAGAAATCTCACAACCTGGTCTAGAGCCAGATAGGGGATTGACATGGCAGATGACCAAGAGAAGAGGTGATCGTCAAGTTCACAT GGTTACAGAGGAGAGAGAAGGCTGGTGCTCTGATCCTCATGTCCCCCCGTGCGCTGG GTTTGTTGAAATAATGGCTCCAGTTTTCTCCAGAGATGCGTGGAGATGTGTCTGGCATATGATTCAG AATGACTTAGTTCATGGATGGGGTCTCGATTTCGCTCTCCGGAAATGTGTGGAG CCTGCTCACGAGAAAATCGGTGTCGTTGATTCCCAATGGATTGTACACCAAGTGATTCCTTCTCTCGGGAACCAG GGGCAGTCGGAGAATGGGAGGGCGCCATGGGAAGGG GTAAGAGAGCGTTGCCGGAAAGAGTGGGGGCTTTTCCAGACAAGAATGGCAGAAGCTGAGAAAGCATATTACGAGATGATGGGGATTACACCTCCGAATGTAACATTTGTCTCCTAG
- the LOC109944850 gene encoding uncharacterized protein isoform X1 — translation MRRSRRSQVSLFPTFPAGPLFQAMAKLPVLARSSIRSKPNENMRLVVVTIVGAVFGFLIGISFPTVNITKLHFPSSIVSYIEDKNSGISAQAILNHAWTAARNARGNGSQPISLDNFKVYVPTNPRGAESLAPGIVVPESDFHQHRLWGNPDEDLPFKPKYLVTFTVGISQKDNINRAVKKFSKDFAILLFHYDGRVTEWDEFEWSKRAIHVSVRKQAKWWYAKRFLHPDIVAAYEYVFIWDEDLGVDHFNGEEYIKLVKKYRLEISQPGLEPDRGLTWQMTKRRGDRQVHMVTEEREGWCSDPHVPPCAGFVEIMAPVFSRDAWRCVWHMIQNDLVHGWGLDFALRKCVEPAHEKIGVVDSQWIVHQVIPSLGNQGQSENGRAPWEGVRERCRKEWGLFQTRMAEAEKAYYEMMGITPPNVTFVS, via the exons ATGCGTAGAAGTCGCCGCTCGCAGGTCTCGCTCTTCCCTACTTTTCCCGCCGGCCCGCTGTTCCAGGCAATGGCCAAACTTCCGGTACTTGCACGCAG TTCCATCAGGTCGAAGCCTAACGAAAACATGAGGCTCGTTGTAGTAACGATCGTTGGTGCGGTCTTTGGATTCCTTATCGGAATCTCGTTCCCGACAGTTAACATAACAAAA CTTCACTTTCCATCTAGCATCGTCTCCTACATAGAGGACAAGAACTCTGGCATCTCAGCTCAAGCTATACTTAACCATGCTTGGACTGCGGCCAGGAACGCAAGGGGAAATGGCTCCCAACCAATCTCACTTGACAACTTCAAG GTCTATGTACCAACAAACCCCAGGGGTGCAGAGAGCCTAGCGCCAGGTATTGTTGTGCCAGAGTCTGATTTTCATCAGCACAGGTTATGGGGGAACCCAGATGAG GACCTACCCTTCAAGCCAAAGTACCTTGTTACTTTTACTGTTGGCATTTCAcagaaagataacataaacagggCTGTCAAGAAG TTTTCGAAGGATTTTGCAATCCTGTTGTTTCACTATGATGGCCGGGTGACTGAATGGGATGAATTTGAGTGGTCAAAGCGAGCTATCCATGTAAGCGTCCGGAAACAAgcaaagtg GTGGTATGCTAAAAGATTCTTGCACCCTGATATCGTGGCAGCCTATGAGTACGTATTTATCTGGGATGAGGACCTTGGAGTTGATCATTTTAATGGAGAGGA GTACATTAAACTTGTCAAGAAATATAGACTAGAAATCTCACAACCTGGTCTAGAGCCAGATAGGGGATTGACATGGCAGATGACCAAGAGAAGAGGTGATCGTCAAGTTCACAT GGTTACAGAGGAGAGAGAAGGCTGGTGCTCTGATCCTCATGTCCCCCCGTGCGCTGG GTTTGTTGAAATAATGGCTCCAGTTTTCTCCAGAGATGCGTGGAGATGTGTCTGGCATATGATTCAG AATGACTTAGTTCATGGATGGGGTCTCGATTTCGCTCTCCGGAAATGTGTGGAG CCTGCTCACGAGAAAATCGGTGTCGTTGATTCCCAATGGATTGTACACCAAGTGATTCCTTCTCTCGGGAACCAG GGGCAGTCGGAGAATGGGAGGGCGCCATGGGAAGGG GTAAGAGAGCGTTGCCGGAAAGAGTGGGGGCTTTTCCAGACAAGAATGGCAGAAGCTGAGAAAGCATATTACGAGATGATGGGGATTACACCTCCGAATGTAACATTTGTCTCCTAG
- the LOC100282272 gene encoding Protein DEHYDRATION-INDUCED 19 homolog 5, with product MEVEACYNYGFLPADRGRHQPPPAPHATLPHAAEDAGELWEYFPCPFCYIEVEVPFICNHLQEEHCFDTRNAVCPICANNLGKDMAAHFRLQHTHLLKRRKPYRPSSCPAAATSPATYQVNSYYEEAEPQQHYSRPYKDPAPDPLLSQFICSVDAIPGDDNAQKDDQRLKLNNKGATASDDDASSKLGLEERLQRIDFLTEILMSTIL from the exons ATGGAGGTAGAGGCTTGCTACAACTATGGCTTCCTACCTGCAGACAGAGGCAGGCACCAACCACCACCTGCACCACATGCCACCCTTCCTCACGCTGCAG AGGATGCAGGTGAGCTGTGGGagtacttcccttgccccttttgcTACATCGAGGTGGAGGTGCCCTTCATCTGCAACCACCTTCAGGAGGAACATTGCTTTGACACCAGGAATGCT GTTTGCCCCATCTGCGCCAACAATCTAGGGAAAGACATGGCTGCACATTTCAGACTGCAGCACACGCATCTTCTCAAG AGGAGGAAGCCCTACAGGCCAAGCTCATGCCCTGCGGCTGCCACCAGCCCAGCAACATACCAAGTGAACTCTTACTATGAAGAGGCAGAACCACAGCAGCACTACAGCAGGCCATACAAAGATCCTGCACCTGACCCATTGCTCTCCCAGTTCATCTGCAGCGTCGATGCGATCCCTGGTGATGACAACGCCCAGAAAGATGATCAGAG GCTGAAGTTGAACAACAAGGGAGCGACAGCGAGCGACGACGATGCATCATCCAAACTGGGGCTGGAGGAGAGGCTGCAGAGGATCGACTTTCTGACGGAGATACTCATGTCCACCATTCTTTGA
- the LOC100282272 gene encoding protein DEHYDRATION-INDUCED 19 homolog 5 isoform X1 — MEVEACYNYGFLPADRGRHQPPPAPHATLPHAAEDAGELWEYFPCPFCYIEVEVPFICNHLQEEHCFDTRNAVCPICANNLGKDMAAHFRLQHTHLLKRRKPYRPSSCPAAATSPATYQVNSYYEEAEPQQHYSRPYKDPAPDPLLSQFICSVDAIPGDDNAQKDDQSWVFVFFSIRLKLNNKGATASDDDASSKLGLEERLQRIDFLTEILMSTIL; from the exons ATGGAGGTAGAGGCTTGCTACAACTATGGCTTCCTACCTGCAGACAGAGGCAGGCACCAACCACCACCTGCACCACATGCCACCCTTCCTCACGCTGCAG AGGATGCAGGTGAGCTGTGGGagtacttcccttgccccttttgcTACATCGAGGTGGAGGTGCCCTTCATCTGCAACCACCTTCAGGAGGAACATTGCTTTGACACCAGGAATGCT GTTTGCCCCATCTGCGCCAACAATCTAGGGAAAGACATGGCTGCACATTTCAGACTGCAGCACACGCATCTTCTCAAG AGGAGGAAGCCCTACAGGCCAAGCTCATGCCCTGCGGCTGCCACCAGCCCAGCAACATACCAAGTGAACTCTTACTATGAAGAGGCAGAACCACAGCAGCACTACAGCAGGCCATACAAAGATCCTGCACCTGACCCATTGCTCTCCCAGTTCATCTGCAGCGTCGATGCGATCCCTGGTGATGACAACGCCCAGAAAGATGATCAGAG CTgggtttttgtttttttttccatCAGGCTGAAGTTGAACAACAAGGGAGCGACAGCGAGCGACGACGATGCATCATCCAAACTGGGGCTGGAGGAGAGGCTGCAGAGGATCGACTTTCTGACGGAGATACTCATGTCCACCATTCTTTGA